From a region of the Sinorhizobium sp. B11 genome:
- a CDS encoding AraC family transcriptional regulator, which yields MTAIGRAIWFIESHFETEINLDEIAEAAGLSRYHLSRVFGLVTGHSISTYIRARRLSVAALSLISGSSSILEVALGAGYGSHEAFTRAFRDQFGMTPEAVRRQGHIRNLALMEPIRMKTATLNDLEPPRFETLQPMLFAGLQETYAYGGNAAIPSLWQKFNQHFGHIPNQKGNVAYGICIHIDGEAEKFRYMAAIEVSDADDLPEGFATLKLPAQRYAVFSHRGHVSGIPATMDLIFGNWWPTSGLEHGSMPDMFERYDERFDPYTGMGLTEIWLPIKE from the coding sequence ATGACCGCTATCGGACGAGCGATATGGTTCATCGAGAGCCATTTCGAAACCGAAATAAACCTCGACGAGATCGCAGAGGCAGCCGGATTATCGCGCTACCATCTGTCGCGCGTCTTCGGATTGGTGACGGGCCATTCGATCAGCACCTATATCCGCGCACGGCGTCTCAGCGTTGCCGCGCTATCGCTCATCTCGGGCTCATCGAGCATTCTCGAGGTTGCCCTCGGCGCGGGCTACGGCTCGCACGAGGCTTTCACCCGTGCCTTCCGCGACCAGTTCGGCATGACGCCCGAGGCGGTGCGCCGACAGGGGCACATTCGCAATCTCGCATTGATGGAGCCCATCAGGATGAAAACCGCAACTCTCAACGATCTTGAACCGCCGCGTTTCGAAACCCTTCAGCCGATGCTTTTCGCCGGCCTCCAGGAAACCTATGCCTATGGCGGCAATGCCGCGATCCCCTCGCTCTGGCAGAAATTCAACCAGCATTTCGGCCATATCCCCAACCAGAAGGGCAATGTCGCCTACGGGATCTGTATCCATATCGACGGCGAGGCCGAGAAATTCCGCTATATGGCGGCGATCGAGGTCTCCGATGCCGACGATCTGCCTGAAGGCTTTGCAACACTGAAGCTGCCGGCCCAGCGCTACGCTGTCTTCTCCCACCGCGGTCATGTTTCCGGCATACCGGCCACGATGGACCTGATCTTCGGTAACTGGTGGCCGACGTCAGGCCTCGAACATGGCAGCATGCCCGACATGTTCGAACGCTACGATGAGCGTTTCGATCCCTATACGGGAATGGGGCTGACGGAAATCTGGTTGCCGATCAAGGAATAA
- a CDS encoding TerC family protein encodes MQDIMTLIQDPAAWVALVTLVVMEVVLGIDNLIFISILTNKLPPEHRERARKTGIALALIMRLALLGTVAWIVQLTEPLFELFGHGFSWKDLILIAGGLFLVWKATKEIHHNVDPEDQQENFIAGATGTSFASAIGQILLLDLVFSVDSIITAVGMTPHLPIMIVAVIAAVTVMLVAATPLANFIERNPTIVMLALAFLLMIGTTLIADGMGFHVPKGYVYAAMAFSALVEVLNMFARNARKRKREGGH; translated from the coding sequence ATGCAGGATATCATGACGCTCATTCAGGACCCGGCTGCCTGGGTGGCGCTCGTCACGCTGGTTGTGATGGAAGTTGTTCTCGGGATCGACAACCTGATCTTCATCTCCATCCTCACCAACAAGCTACCGCCTGAGCATCGGGAAAGGGCTCGCAAGACCGGTATCGCCCTAGCCCTCATCATGCGTCTTGCCCTGCTTGGCACCGTCGCCTGGATCGTCCAGCTCACCGAACCGCTCTTCGAGCTCTTCGGCCATGGTTTCTCCTGGAAGGATCTCATCCTGATCGCCGGCGGTCTTTTCCTCGTCTGGAAGGCCACCAAGGAAATCCACCACAATGTCGATCCTGAGGATCAACAGGAGAATTTCATCGCAGGCGCGACAGGCACAAGCTTCGCTTCGGCGATCGGCCAGATCCTGCTGCTCGACCTCGTCTTCTCGGTGGACAGCATCATCACGGCCGTCGGCATGACCCCGCACCTGCCGATCATGATCGTCGCTGTCATCGCCGCCGTCACGGTCATGCTCGTCGCCGCAACGCCACTCGCCAATTTCATAGAGCGCAACCCAACGATCGTCATGCTGGCGCTCGCATTCCTCTTGATGATCGGTACGACCTTGATTGCAGACGGTATGGGTTTCCACGTGCCGAAGGGCTACGTCTACGCCGCCATGGCCTTCTCGGCCCTCGTCGAGGTGCTGAACATGTTCGCGAGAAACGCCCGCAAACGAAAGCGCGAAGGCGGCCACTAA
- a CDS encoding pilus assembly protein TadG-related protein, which yields MRVSLMRLLADRYGNFGVLTALAIVPLLGAAGIAVDYGSALEIHSDLMGAADAAALGAIAAKSPALLAAQQMKQDGEVTVGDADGKTLFLSQRDVHLGAASLDVDVKVIKSGGDISSKVTFTAQVPTTFMRVLGQDTMTVTGVATAIYGTESRVYTDFYMLLDNTPSMGIGATQGDIDKLVAVSANAQDAAGRNCAFACHMSWTGSDGVVHDDKGSNFYIARQNDVTLRIDVVAQAAKALMDDVTSLRTSPDQFRVAAYSFGKAAKEPGYGIMKVSAPTIDMASIANAVGQVTLMTTDHHGYNEDALTSFDTALTNMGNEIKGNGGTGTSTSDRQTVIFFVTDGLGDSRKPSGCTGYLGWADADRCLEPIDLKYCSQLKSRNIKLAILYTTYLPIPTDPIWNRAINPTFGTQIGPKLKQCASDDLFFEVKPGDDMKQAMSVLFSKAAGAEKNLRLTQ from the coding sequence ATGCGTGTTTCCTTGATGCGTCTCCTCGCGGATCGCTATGGTAATTTCGGTGTCCTGACGGCCCTGGCGATCGTCCCGCTGCTTGGTGCTGCCGGCATTGCAGTCGATTATGGCAGTGCTCTCGAAATTCACTCGGATCTGATGGGTGCTGCGGATGCGGCAGCGCTCGGCGCGATAGCGGCAAAATCGCCGGCCCTGCTTGCGGCCCAGCAGATGAAGCAGGACGGCGAAGTCACTGTCGGCGATGCTGACGGCAAGACGCTCTTCCTATCGCAGCGCGACGTGCATCTCGGCGCGGCTTCGCTCGACGTTGACGTCAAGGTTATCAAGTCGGGTGGCGATATTAGCTCCAAGGTAACCTTCACGGCACAGGTTCCGACGACCTTCATGCGGGTTCTCGGTCAGGACACGATGACGGTTACCGGTGTGGCAACAGCGATCTATGGCACAGAGAGCCGCGTTTATACCGACTTCTACATGCTGCTCGACAATACGCCGTCGATGGGCATTGGTGCCACGCAAGGGGATATCGACAAGCTTGTCGCCGTCTCGGCCAATGCTCAGGATGCGGCCGGCCGCAATTGCGCTTTTGCCTGTCACATGTCCTGGACTGGCAGCGATGGTGTCGTGCATGATGACAAGGGAAGCAATTTCTATATTGCCCGCCAGAATGACGTGACACTGCGCATCGACGTCGTGGCGCAGGCTGCCAAGGCGCTCATGGATGACGTCACCAGTCTGCGCACCTCACCGGACCAGTTTCGCGTTGCCGCCTACAGCTTCGGCAAGGCGGCAAAGGAACCGGGATATGGCATCATGAAGGTTTCGGCACCGACCATCGACATGGCAAGTATCGCCAATGCGGTTGGGCAGGTGACGCTGATGACGACCGACCATCATGGTTATAACGAGGATGCGCTGACGAGCTTCGATACGGCGCTGACCAATATGGGCAACGAGATCAAGGGAAATGGCGGCACCGGCACCAGTACCAGCGATCGTCAGACTGTCATTTTCTTCGTGACCGACGGCCTGGGCGACAGCCGCAAACCATCAGGCTGCACTGGTTACCTCGGATGGGCCGATGCCGACCGCTGTCTCGAACCGATCGACCTGAAGTATTGTTCGCAGCTGAAAAGCCGGAACATCAAGCTCGCGATCCTCTACACAACCTATCTTCCGATCCCGACGGATCCGATCTGGAACCGGGCGATTAATCCGACTTTCGGCACGCAGATCGGCCCGAAGCTCAAGCAATGTGCTTCCGACGATCTGTTCTTCGAAGTGAAGCCCGGCGACGACATGAAGCAGGCGATGTCGGTCCTGTTCAGCAAAGCCGCCGGTGCTGAGAAAAATCTCCGCCTCACTCAGTGA
- the gltX gene encoding glutamate--tRNA ligase, giving the protein MTASGVRVRIAPSPTGEPHVGTAYIALFNYLFAKKHGGEFILRIEDTDATRSTPEFETKVLDALKWCGLEWKEGPDIGGPYGPYRQSDRKDMYQPYAQELLDKGHAFRCFCTPERLEQMREGQRAAGKPPKYDGLCLTLKAEEVTSRMAAGETTVIRMKIPTEGSCDFTDGVYGDVSIPWDSVDMQVLIKADGMPTYHMANVIDDHLMKITHVARGEEWLASVPKHILLYRYFGWDQPVFMHLSLMRNADKSKLSKRKNPTSISYYSALGYIPEALMNFLGLFFIQISEGEELLTMDELSEKFDPENLSKAGAIFDIQKLDWLNGRWIREKLSEEDFRARVLTWAMENDRLMAGLRLSQTRISKLGELPDLAGFLLKSDLGLQPSDFARIKSPPEEILEILNTVQPDLEKILEWNVETIEAELRAIADRMGKKLKVVVAPLFVAVSGSSRSLPLFDSMAILGRSVVRQRLKLASQAVAALVGSK; this is encoded by the coding sequence ATGACAGCTTCCGGCGTCCGCGTCCGCATCGCTCCCTCGCCGACCGGCGAGCCGCATGTCGGCACCGCTTACATCGCTCTCTTCAACTACCTCTTTGCCAAGAAGCATGGCGGCGAGTTCATCCTGCGCATCGAGGATACAGATGCGACGCGCTCGACACCTGAATTCGAGACGAAAGTGCTGGATGCGCTGAAGTGGTGCGGGCTGGAATGGAAGGAAGGTCCCGATATCGGCGGCCCATACGGCCCTTATCGCCAGTCCGACCGCAAGGACATGTATCAGCCCTACGCCCAGGAACTGCTGGACAAGGGCCATGCCTTCCGCTGTTTCTGCACGCCCGAGCGGCTGGAGCAGATGCGCGAAGGCCAGCGTGCCGCCGGCAAGCCGCCAAAGTATGATGGTCTTTGCCTGACGCTGAAGGCCGAGGAAGTCACTTCGCGCATGGCCGCCGGCGAAACCACCGTCATCCGCATGAAGATCCCGACCGAAGGCTCATGCGACTTCACCGACGGCGTCTATGGCGACGTGTCGATCCCATGGGATTCCGTCGACATGCAGGTCCTCATCAAGGCCGACGGCATGCCGACCTATCATATGGCAAACGTCATCGACGATCATCTGATGAAGATCACCCATGTCGCGCGCGGCGAAGAGTGGCTGGCCTCCGTGCCGAAGCACATCCTGCTCTATCGCTACTTCGGCTGGGACCAGCCGGTGTTCATGCATCTGTCGTTGATGCGCAACGCCGACAAGTCGAAGCTATCCAAGCGCAAGAACCCGACCTCGATCTCCTATTATTCCGCGCTCGGCTATATCCCCGAAGCGCTGATGAACTTCCTCGGCCTGTTCTTCATCCAGATCTCCGAAGGCGAAGAATTGCTGACCATGGACGAGCTCTCCGAAAAGTTCGACCCGGAGAACCTGTCCAAGGCCGGCGCGATCTTCGACATCCAGAAGCTCGACTGGCTGAATGGCCGCTGGATCCGCGAAAAGCTCTCGGAAGAGGACTTCCGCGCCCGTGTCCTCACCTGGGCGATGGAAAACGATCGTCTGATGGCTGGCCTGCGCCTGTCGCAGACGCGCATTTCCAAGCTCGGCGAACTGCCCGATCTCGCAGGCTTCCTGCTGAAGTCCGACCTCGGCCTGCAGCCGTCGGATTTCGCCAGGATCAAGTCGCCGCCGGAAGAGATCCTGGAAATCCTCAACACCGTTCAGCCGGATCTCGAAAAGATCCTGGAATGGAACGTCGAGACGATCGAAGCTGAACTGCGCGCCATCGCCGACCGCATGGGCAAGAAGCTGAAAGTCGTCGTCGCTCCGCTCTTCGTTGCCGTTTCCGGCTCGTCGCGCTCGCTGCCGCTTTTCGATTCCATGGCGATCCTCGGTCGCTCCGTCGTGCGTCAGCGCCTGAAGCTTGCCTCGCAGGCAGTCGCCGCCCTCGTCGGCTCGAAGTAA
- the lysS gene encoding lysine--tRNA ligase, giving the protein MADNKTENTLSSDATEVRAQKLKLLREQIGDVYPAHFHRTLTNAELAAKYENLEPDVETQDVVTVAGRVYSSRNSGMFMDIHDAGGKIQIFSHKDTTPEEARALLPMIDIGDIIGVTGIVRRTKRGELTINAQKIEMLTKSLLPMPEKWHGLSDIELRYRKRHLDIMTNEESKLRFQQRSKILSGIRRFMEDDGFMEVETPMLHSVYGGATAEPFKTHHNTLKLDMYLRIAPELFLKRTLVSGLTDKVFEINRNFRNEGVSTRHNPEFTMMECYWAYADYEDIMDLVERLFESLALSIHGTTEFPFGDKTMSFKGPFKRVPMPDAVKEVTGIDFLAMKTDEEARAAAKAAGFAVEKDWTWGECLAFIFEEKVEQTLIQPSHVTHFPKDISPFAKEVPGEPRLVERFETYCNAWELGNAFSELNDPEEQRRRMVEQLEQAHARGEKEKQLDEEFLDAIDQGMPPAGGLGIGVDRLIMLLTNAPSIRDVILFPARRAKAD; this is encoded by the coding sequence ATGGCTGACAACAAGACCGAAAACACCCTTTCCTCCGACGCAACGGAAGTGCGCGCCCAGAAGCTGAAGCTGCTGCGCGAGCAGATCGGCGACGTCTATCCGGCGCATTTCCACCGCACGCTGACCAATGCCGAGCTGGCCGCGAAATACGAGAACCTGGAACCCGACGTCGAGACACAGGATGTCGTGACGGTCGCCGGCCGCGTCTACTCGTCGCGCAACTCCGGCATGTTCATGGACATCCACGATGCCGGCGGCAAGATCCAGATTTTCAGTCACAAGGACACGACCCCGGAAGAAGCCCGTGCGCTGCTGCCGATGATCGACATCGGCGATATTATCGGCGTCACCGGCATCGTGCGTCGCACCAAGCGCGGCGAGCTGACGATCAACGCGCAGAAGATCGAGATGCTCACCAAGTCGCTGCTGCCCATGCCCGAGAAGTGGCACGGCCTCTCCGACATCGAGCTGCGCTACCGCAAGCGCCATCTCGACATCATGACCAACGAGGAATCGAAGCTGCGTTTCCAGCAGCGTTCGAAGATACTTTCGGGAATTCGTCGTTTCATGGAAGACGACGGTTTCATGGAAGTCGAAACGCCGATGCTGCATTCGGTCTACGGCGGCGCCACCGCCGAGCCGTTCAAGACGCATCACAACACGCTGAAGCTCGACATGTACCTGCGCATCGCGCCGGAACTGTTCCTGAAGCGCACGCTGGTCTCCGGCCTCACCGACAAGGTCTTCGAGATCAACCGCAATTTCCGCAACGAAGGCGTCTCCACCCGGCACAATCCGGAATTCACCATGATGGAGTGCTACTGGGCCTATGCCGACTACGAGGACATCATGGACCTCGTCGAGCGGCTGTTCGAGAGCCTGGCGCTCTCCATCCACGGCACGACGGAATTCCCCTTCGGCGACAAGACCATGTCCTTCAAGGGCCCGTTCAAGCGCGTTCCGATGCCCGACGCCGTCAAGGAAGTGACCGGTATCGATTTCCTGGCGATGAAGACCGACGAAGAAGCCCGCGCCGCCGCCAAGGCAGCCGGCTTCGCGGTCGAGAAGGACTGGACCTGGGGCGAATGCCTTGCCTTCATCTTCGAAGAAAAGGTTGAGCAGACGCTGATCCAGCCCTCGCACGTCACCCACTTCCCGAAGGACATTTCGCCCTTCGCCAAGGAAGTGCCGGGCGAGCCGCGCCTCGTCGAGCGCTTCGAGACCTATTGCAACGCCTGGGAACTCGGCAACGCCTTCTCCGAGCTCAACGATCCGGAAGAGCAGCGCCGCCGCATGGTGGAACAGCTCGAGCAGGCCCATGCCCGTGGCGAGAAGGAAAAGCAGCTCGACGAGGAATTCCTCGATGCGATTGACCAGGGCATGCCGCCCGCCGGCGGTCTCGGCATCGGCGTCGATCGCCTGATCATGCTCCTCACCAACGCGCCGTCTATCCGCGACGTCATCCTGTTCCCGGCCCGCCGCGCCAAGG